A window of the Cicer arietinum cultivar CDC Frontier isolate Library 1 chromosome 6, Cicar.CDCFrontier_v2.0, whole genome shotgun sequence genome harbors these coding sequences:
- the LOC101507426 gene encoding E3 ubiquitin-protein ligase MBR2 produces the protein MQGQRRSTGSFPAIVSMMPGPSASGTDMNRQPSLNHVQNAVDFRLSDYRGSSGETACLRGAGPNASFSGWNTGEPSSGLNLINQVNDEGLKSEHRLCSSRGATSEDGLRPEERQLLGNQSRIHPSFLQGSSSTHTNQSINLGMGHNANSADRGKGKESGSGVNNSNPCGLDREKTSLGSSSCNLMGTSSASSGYMAWGDSGSSSSSLANWGPSCKRKALEGSSMQLCTGGSSSSLVQPENGYWPTDSVDLNAPTLGDLSPLEDFRVTSPPFQQNTINEARQEASNAFPSMISVSENVERPLRNFDRRMTHLQHQESVPFNLTSTRSARHHNHPSPHQIPGSLSFNESLDLRLTPGVTAANSTGPQNQSPAMHMHPFSWNRAANPRVSRTSSSYNSGERAVREDFNLRLFPRDSTEHPMNVPASSGHEPTGWHTSSSNVNNVGGIPPTPWIGSSTNVHSLPNPSWTFNHEVPTENLHRVSEFSPWSLFPSISSASAHSGQPPSTSGPLSFSQGSSSNQPYPRASYLMERRGGGDVLPAPHPLRTLAVDNDGRRRLISEIRQVLIAMRRGESLRAEDYMLFDPFLYHGMAEMHDRHREMRLDVDNMSYEELLALEERIGDVSTGLSEDIILKLMKQRFYVSLMTESSSDLEPCCICQEEYADGQNIGSLDCGHEFHSSCIKQWLMQKNLCPICKTTALPT, from the exons ATGCAAGGTCAAAGGAGGAGTACTGGGTCCTTCCCAGCAATTGTTAGCATGATGCCAGGTCCTAGTGCTAGTGGCACTGATATGAATCGCCAGCCTTCCTTGAATCATGTGCAAAATGCAGTAGATTTCCGGTTGTCAGATTATAGGGGGTCTTCCGGTGAAACTGCGTGTTTACGTGGTGCTGGTCCTAATGCAAGCTTTAGTGGCTGGAATACCGGTGAACCCAGTTCTGGACTGAATCTGATCAACCAAGTCAATGATGAAGGTCTAAAATCAGAACATAGGCTGTGTTCTTCGCGTGGTGCTACCTCTGAAGATGGTCTAAGACCCGAGGAAAGGCAATTACTTGGGAACCAATCTAGAATTCACCCTTCCTTTTTGCAAGGTTCCAGCTCTACTCATACAAATCAGAGTATTAATCTCGGTATGGGACACAATGCAAACTCTGCTGATCGCGGGAAAGGAAAAGAATCTGGTAGTGGCGTTAATAACAGCAATCCTTGTGGATTAGATAGAGAGAAGACATCACTAGGCAGTTCTTCATGCAATCTTATGGGAACTTCGTCTGCAAGCTCTGGATACATGGCTTGGGGAGATAGTGGTAGTTCGAGTTCTTCTTTAGCTAATTGGGGTCCTTCCTGCAAGAGAAAGGCTCTTGAAGGTAGTTCTATGCAACTTTGTACTGGAGGAAGCTCGAGTTCCCTTGTACAACCTGAAAATGGTTACTGGCCTACTGATTCTGTTGATCTTAATGCTCCTACCTTAGGGGATTTATCACCTTTAGAGGATTTTCGTGTTACTAGTCCTCCATTTCAGCAGAATACAATAAATGAAGCGAGACAAGAAGCTTCCAATGCATTTCCTTCAATGATAAGTGTTTCGGAAAATGTGGAAAGGCCTTTAAGAAACTTTGATAGGAGAATGACCCATCTACAGCATCAAGAATCTGTACCTTTCAATTTAACATCGACAAGGAGTGCTAGACATCATAATCATCCTTCTCCACATCAAATACCTGGCTCTCTCTCATTTAACGAGTCCTTGGATTTGAGGTTAACACCTGGAGTAACAGCAGCTAATTCAACTGGGCCTCAAAACCAATCACCTGCCATGCATATGCATCCTTTTTCGTGGAATAGAGCTGCTAATCCTAGAGTTTCCAGAACTTCAAGTTCTTATAACTCTGGAGAAAGAGCAGTTCGGGAAGATTTTAATTTACGACTCTTCCCGAGAGATAGTACCGAGCATCCCATGAATGTGCCTGCATCTTCAGGACATGAACCTACAGGTTGGCATACATCTTCTAGTAATGTGAACAATGTGGGAGGTATACCTCCTACACCCTGGATTGGATCTAGTACAAATGTCCACTCATTACCTAATCCCAGTTGGACTTTTAACCATGAAGTACCAACAGAAAATCTACACAGAGTTTCAGAGTTCAGTCCTTGGTCCCTTTTTCCATCAATCAGCTCAGCATCCGCTCATAGTGGCCAGCCTCCCTCTACTTCTGGACCTCTTTCATTTTCTCAGGGTTCTAGCAGCAATCAACCGTATCCAAGAGCATCGTATTTGATGGAAAGAAGGGGTGGCGGCGATGTTCTCCCTGCTCCTCATCCACTGCGAACATTAGCTGTTGATAATGATGGGAGACGCCGGCTCATATCTGAG ATTCGCCAAGTCTTGATTGCAATGCGGAGGGGTGAGAGCTTACGAGCTGAG GATTATATGCTCTTTGACCCTTTCCTATATCATGGCATGGCTGAAATGCATGACAGACACAGAGAAATGCGCCTAGATGTTGATAACATGTCTTATGAg GAATTGTTAGCATTGGAGGAGCGTATAGGAGATGTAAGCACTGGACTGAGTGAAGATATAATTCTTAAGTTGATGAAACAGCGATTTTATGTGTCTCTCATGACAGAGTCTTCTTCTGATCTCGAACCTTGCTGTATCTGCCAG GAGGAATATGCTGATGGACAGAATATTGGTTCACTAGATTGTGGTCATGAGTTCCACAGTAGCTGCATCAAGCAGTGGCTAATGCAGAAGAATCTGTGCCCAATTTGCAAAACAACAGCCTTGCCGACGTGA